The following coding sequences are from one Brienomyrus brachyistius isolate T26 chromosome 2, BBRACH_0.4, whole genome shotgun sequence window:
- the LOC125726682 gene encoding sterile alpha motif domain-containing protein 3-like has product MAMEQKLTMRVIISEGDIRKMTMNPRPYILEDLISWLKGTLQTNYNFTLQYQDPEFNNELCNLTDLSELPDKPTVKIIPIIELVPVPGGSELCSDTGSQADTEILSISLDRSSQWPAVFEIPKFQVDVDYRLRQGNLQYFRDATFLKVTKELKHDILEKLAETMYAFKAYPTKEDFETVAKALVQTHPCLKETGSHSGWNGWKNSLKFKMGNYRTKMRQLGRLDVTVNGGKRRSDTTNGDPANTQIKKPKKGEINFLPDFPEGMTDQNMEVAREVLVNEMMKTKPRESLVKKEMDVTFAFRRKEIVNEKPAISQVVHRWPALFTENQVYYEFGRVVGKNLRENFLDALDNLSPSLMDLFKKKKGLTGQLLAELLYQTKTTEPTDVRCLCLRGLPVTLGDDPSAFFKTCFDTADNDLYRQTPVGLLFIGEENLKLNPSKVGIILEGNVVMDDLANLPQAFYVLFGLIYALHLDYPRYMKNTFCFVQQVMFNLGKSELPPKIQTLKNQLAV; this is encoded by the exons ATGGCCATGGAACAGAAATTAACAATGCGGGTTATCATCTCCGAGGGTGATATAAGAAAGATGACAATGAACCCTCGACCATACATACTTGAAGATTTGATTAGCTGGCTCAAAGGCACTCTCCAAACAAACTACAATTTTACCTTACAGTACCAAGATCCTGAATTTAACAATGAATTATGCAACCTCACAGACTTGTCTGAGCTCCCAGATAAACCAACGGTCAAAATCATCCCTATCATTGAGCTTGTGCCAGTCCCTGGAGGTTCTGAATTATGTAGTGACACAGGCAGCCAAGCAGACACCGAGATCCTGTCCATCTCTTTGGATAGAAGTTCTCAGTGGCCAGCGGTATTTGAAATTCCAAAATTTCAAGTCGATGTAGATTATAGACTACGCCAAGGTAACCTGCAGTATTTCAGGGATGCAACCTTTCTTAAAGTCACAAAAGAACTAAAGCATGACATACTCGAGAAATTGGCTGAGACCATGTATGCATTTAAAGCATACCCAACAAAGGAAGATTTTGAGACTGTTGCTAAGGCTttagtgcaaacacacccatgccTTAAAGAAACTGGGTCACACTCTGGCTGGAATGGTTGGAAGAATAGCCTTAAGTTCAAAATGGGTAATTATAGAACCAAAATGCGGCAGCTGGGTCGACTTGATGTTACTGTCAATGGTGGCAAGCGAAGAAGTGACACTACAAATGGCGATCCTGCAAACACACAGATCAAGAAGCCAAAGAAAGGGGAAATAAATTTCCTGCCTGATTTTCCAGAGGGGATGACTGACCAAAACATGGAAGTAGCTCGTGAGGTTCTGGTCAATGAAATGATGAAGACAAAGCCAAGGGAATCCCTGGTTAAGAAAGAGATGGATGTGACGTTTGCTTTTCGCAGAAAGGAGATTGTCAATGAGAAGCCTGCCATCAGCCAGGTGGTGCATCGTTGGCCAGCTCTTTTTACAGAAAATCAG GTTTATTATGAATTTGGCAGAGTGGTAGGGAAAAATCTCAGAGAGAACTTCTTGGATGCACTTGACAATTTGTCTCCAAGCCTCATGGACCTCTTCAAAAAGAAGAAAGGCCTTACTGGTCAGCTTTTGGCTGAACTTTTATACCAGACAAAG ACAACTGAGCCAACAGACGTCAGATGCCTTTGTCTTCGGGGACTGCCGGTCACCTTGGGTGATGATCCTTCTGCCTTCTTCAAGACCTGCTTT GACACAGCTGACAATGACTTGTACAGGCAAACTCCAGTGGGATTGCTTTTCATTGGTGAAGAGAACCTTAAGCTGAACCCATCCAAAGTGGGAATCATCTTGGAAGGGAATGTGGTGATGGATGATCTGGCCAACCTTCCTCAGGCCTTCTATGTCCTTTTTGGACTGATATATGCCCTGCACCTGGACTATCCCAGATACATGAAAAACACTTTTTGCTTTGTTCAGCAGGTGATGTTTAACCTGGGTAAAAGTGAGCTGCCACCAAAAATTCAGACTCTGAAAAACCAACTTGCAGTGTAA